Within the Symbiobacterium terraclitae genome, the region CCGTCCGCGCCCCGGGTGAACCCCAGCCCCTTCAGCAGCTCCTCGGCCTTCGCCGGGTTGTGCTCGTACTTGTTGAGCTTGGCGATGTCGGCCGGGTCCATCCAGGTCTTCACCATGTTGTCGGCCATGCCGGCCATGTACTCCACGGCGATGCCGGACCGGCCCAGCGCCACCGTGCCGGCCTGCGTCCGCTCAATCGCATACGCCAGGGCCTGACGAAACTCCTTCACGTTGAACGGGTAGATGTCGTTGTTGAAGAAGATGGCCGGGCCGGTGTAGTACGGAAAGCGGATGATGCGCAGGCCCATGTTGATGAACTGCTGCTCGGTGGCGGGCGGGAAGGCGTGGGTGACGAAGTCGATCTTCTTGTCGAGCACGAGCGGGGTCACGGTCGCCGTCTCACCGTTGAAGATCACGATCTTGTCGATCTTGACCAGGTCGGCGTTCCAGGCGTCGGGCCGCTTGACCAGGGTGACCTGCGCCTCGGTGATGTTCTGCACATCCATCTTGAACGGCCCCGACGCCACGTAGTCCGCCGGGCGGAAGGCGTCGAACTCCGCCAGGAGGCTCTTGACCTCGTCGGACTGGTTCGTCAGGCCCTTTTCGTACAGCTGTGCGAACTGGTCGGCCCACTCGCCGTACACCGAGGTCGGCTGCGGGTTCATGCGCAGGATGTAGTATATCGCCACGGGGTTGAGGTCAGACAGTTTGAACTCCACGGTGAAGGGGTCGACGATCCGGAAACTCTCCACGTACCGCCACACGGTGTAGTTCTTCGCCCGGCCGATCCACATGTAGTTGGCGACGTCCCGGGCGCTGAACTCGGTCCCGTCCGACCACTTCACCCCCTGGCGCAGGCTGACGGTCAGCGTCCGGTTGGCCTCATCGACCTTCCAGTCGGTCGCGAGCTGTTTCTCCCAGGAGTTGTCGTGCCAGTAGTAGAGCGCCAGCGGGCTCGTCATCAGGTTGGCGTACGGGCCGCCGGGGAAGTTGAGCACACCGGTCACGAACACATTGAAGTGGCTCTTGGGGGGAACCTCGTAGGCCCATGCGCCGTGGAGCACCGTTTCCCTGGCCGCCGGGGCCCCTCCCTGGCCGGCCCCCCCGTCACCAGGAGAGGGCGCATCCGAAGGCTTGCCGGCGCACGCCGAGAGCACCAGGGCCAGCACGGCCGCCATCGCCACCGCCGAAAGGAACCGCTTCCGCATTCCACACCCTCCGTTCACTGAGTCTTTATTCCTCCCAGCCGCCCTCCGGGCGTCTGCGGGAACCCCGGGTCAGCCACCAGACCGCGCCGGCCATAATCAGGCCGAGCGCCAGCGAGAACTCGGTGATCACCCGCTCGGCGGTGCCTCGCTCCAGGAAGCAGAGGAGCACCGCCGCGACCAGGATGATCCAGGTGGCGATCTGGAACGCAAGCTTTCCCATCTCCGGTGGCACGGGCTACACCTCCGTCCGTTCCGGCGCCCGTCCGTCCAGCGGGGCGTGACAGGCCACCGCGTGATCGGGCAGGAGCGGTGCGAGCGCCGGTTGCATCCTGTCGCACTTCCCCTCCACCCAGACCGGGCAGCGCGGGTGGAAGTGGCATCCCGGGGGCAGGTCGGTCAGCCGGGGAACGTCGTCGCTGCGAAGGCGGATCCGCTCCTTGGTGCGGGTGATGCGGGGGTCTGCCTCGGGGATGGCCGATATCAGCGCCGCCGTGTACGGGTGCTGCGGCTGACGGATCAGGTTCGGGGTTCGGGCCAGCTCGACCAGGCGCCCCGTGTACATCACGCCGATGCGCCCCTCCCGGGCGAAGTACCGGGCAAGGGCCAGGTCGTGGGTGATGAAGAGGAAGCTGACACCGAGCTCCCTGTTCAACCGGAGCAGCATGTTCAGCAGGCTGGCCCGGATGGAGACGTCCACCATGGAGACAGCCTCGTCGGCCACGATGAACTGCGGGTTCACCGTGAGCGCCCGGGCCACGGCAACCCGCTGCCGCTGCCCGCCCGAGAGCTGGTGCGGAAACTTGTCGAGGATCTCCTCCGCAGGGGTGAGGTCGACCAGTTCCAGGAGCTCGATCGCCCGGCGGCGCGCCGCCCGCTCGTCGGCGGCCAGGCGGTGGTAGAGCAGCGGGGCGCTCAGCGTCTGGTAGATGGTCCGCACCGGGTTGAGGGATGAGAAGGGATCCTGGTGCACCATCTGCACCGCCCGGCGGTACCGCGCGAACTCAGCCCCCTGAAGGTGCGCGACCTCTTTCCCCTCGAAGAGGATCTTCCCTTCGGAAGGCTCCAGGAGGCCGGCAGCCAGCTTGCCTGTCGTCGTCTTGCCGCACCCCGATTCACCCACGAGGCAGACGATCTCCCGGGGGGCGATGGCCAGGCTCACCTGGTCCACCGCCCGCACCACCTGCCGCTTCTGCTGGAAGCAGCGGCTGACGCGCTTCAGCTCCAACAGGGCCACGGGCGCTACCTCCCCTCGGCGTCAGCGAGTACCCGCTGCCAGTGGTGGCACGCCACCAGGTGCCCGTCGACGGCGCTGAGCGCCGGCTCCGCGGACCGGCAGGCGCCGTCGGCGTACGGACAGCGGGGATGGAACTTGCAGCCCGGAGGCGGGTTGACGAGATCGGGCGGCGACCCCGGAATGGAGGTGAGCTCCTCCCGCTCCCCCCTGAGGGTGGGAACCGCCCGGATGAGGCCGCGGGTGTACGGGTGGTGGGGGCGTTCAAAGATCGCGTGCACCTCGCCGATCTCCACCAGCTGCCCGGCATACATGGTGGCCACCCGGTCGGCCAGCTCGGCGGCCAGGGAGAGGTCGTGGGAGATGAAGATCAGGGTGAACTGGAACTCCCGCTTCAGCTCCCGGAGCAGGTCGATGATCGTCCGCTGGGTCAGGATGTCCAGGGCCGTGGTCGGCTCGTCCAGGATGACGATCCGGGGCCGCAGCAGGAGCCCCAGGGCCAGCAGCACCCGCTGCCGCATCCCGCCCGACAGCTCGTGCGGGTAAGCGCGCAGCACGCGGTCCGCGTCCAGGTGCACGGCCGTCAGCATGCGGTGGGCCCTCCGCAGCACCTCGCCCCGGTCGGTCAGGCCATGGGCCCGTGCGGTGTCGAGGAAGTGGTCCTGAATGCGGATCACGGGGTTGAATGCGCCCATCGCCGCCTGGAGCATCAGCGCCACTTCCGACCAGCGCAGTCGGCGCAGCTCCGCCTCCGGGAGCGTGAGCAGATCCCGCCTTCCGCCGGCATCCGCCAGGGTGACCGAGCCGCCCGTGATGCGGGCCGTGCCCGGGGTGAGTCCGATCAGGGCGAAGCCGAGGGTGGACTTGCCGCAGCCGCTCTCACCGATGAGCGCCAGGGTCTCACCGGCGTAGAGATCGAAGCTCACGCCCCGGAGTGCCTGAACCTTCCCCCGGCGGCTCTGGTACTCGAGCCTCAGATTGCGCACGGAGAGCACGACTTCCGACATACGGCTACTCCCCACTTCGCAGGCGTGGATTGAAGAGCTCCTCCAGCGAACGGTTCATCGAAATGAGCGCGAACTGAAGGATGACGATCACGGTGATCGGGGCGATCAGGTACCACACGGAGCTGGATCCGTAGATGGCACCCTGGTTCCAGGCCAGGTTGATCATGACGCCCCAGTTGTGTGTGGCCAGGGGGATGATGCCGAGGAAGATGAGGCCCACCTGGGAGTAAATGGCCTGCGTCATGGTCAGGACGAACTGGGTCAGCAGGTAGCTCATCATGTTGGGCATGATCTCCCGGAACAGCAGGTGGCTCGTGGGCAGGCCCAGGGCCCGCGCCGCCTGAACGTAGTCGCGCTCCTTCAGGGAGAGCACCTGTGCCCTGATGGTCCGGGTGAGCGTCCCCCAGCCGATGAGGGCGAGGATCACGGCCAGCCCGGCCGGGGAGTTCAGCCGCACGAAGCCGGCCAGCACCAGGAGCAGCGGGAAGTGGGGGATGGTGAGCACCAGCTCGGCGGCGGCGTTGACCAGGCTGTCGACCCAGCCGCCCATCAGCGCCGCCAGCGAGCCCAGGACGATGGAGATGAGCACCACCAGGAAGGCGGAGAGGGCGGCGACGTAGATCACCTCGCGCCCGCCGGTGAGGATCTGGCGGAAGATGTCGCGCCCCTGGTAATCGGTGCCCAGCGGGTGCTTCAGGGAGGGCGGCTGGTAGATCTGGTCGATATTGGCCGTCATGTCCAGTGCGACGAAGAGCGGCGCCGTGAAGGCGACGACCACGATGAGCAGGGTGACGAGAAAGCCGGCGAAACCCACCTTGTTGCGGGCCATGATGCGCAGCGACTGTAGGAGCCCGTGGCCGAGATTCCGGAGGGCCATCGCAGCACGCTACCTCCCCTCGATGCGGATCCGCGGATCCAGCAGGCCGTAGAGCAGGTCAGCCAGCAGGTTGGCGGCGACCACGCTCGTACAGATGATGATGAAGATCGCCTGCATCACCGGGTAGTCGCGGGAGGTGAGGGCCGAGGACAGCTTCATCCCGATACCCTGGTAGGTGAAGACCGATTCGATGAGCGTGGACCCGCCCACGACGAAGCCGATCGAGATCGCCAGGGACGTGAAGAGCGGCAGCACGGCGTTCCGGCCCACATAGGCGGTGGCGATGCGCTGGTCACTGAGGCCCCGGGCCCGGGCAACCATCACGTAGTCCTCGCCCAGGGTGGCCATCGTGCTGGAGCGCATGGCCAGCATCCAGTTGCCCACGGTGGTGACCACGTACGTGATGATGGGCAGGGCGGCGTGGTAGAGCGCATCGCTCAGGAAGGCCCACGACCACTCCGGGTGGACGCCGGGGGAGAGCGAGCCCCGCACCGCGGCCACGTCGAACCACTTCCAGCGCACGCCAAAGTAGACGATGATCAGCACGCCGACGATGTAGTTGGGCACCGCCGAGATGATCGACGCGAGCGAGGTCAGAACATGGTCCAGCAGCGTGTTGCGGCGGTAGGCTGTCACCGTGCCCAGCAGGATGCCGAGCACGAAACTGGTGACCAGCGAGACGGAGACGACGAACAGCGTCCAGGGCAGGAACCGCAGGATCAGGTCGCTGACGGGCGTGCGGGTGGACACGATGGACATGCCGAAGTCGCCGTGCAGCAGGCTCCAGATGTAGTCGAGGTACTGGAGCCACAGCGGCTTGTCGAGGTCGATCTGGTAGAGGGCGGCGGCCATCTGCTGCGCCTCGATGAGCGGAACGCCCTGGGCCAGCTGCTGGGATATGTAGATGTCGAGGGGGTTGCCCGGCATCAGGCGGATCAGGAAGAACGTCAGCGTCGTGACGACGAAGATGGTCAGGAGCGCCTTGACCACCCGCCGGAGGTAGTAGCTCCGCCACACCTTCCGCAGCGTTTCGGAGAGGGCCATCCTCTCAGTCCTCCCTGGCTGGGTCTGCCACGCAAATGGTATATACATGTTTGACGACTCGTGCAATAATCCTCCTTCTTTCCTGTGAATTCGCGGTGTTCATACTCTTACTCCGCCTCACGTGCTTTCGAGGCATTAAGAAAAGCACCCCCCATATGGTCAGTCCCTGTGACCATTCTGGGGAGTGCAGGATAATCCGGACGGCCGCCGAGATGGGGTGCGGGGGCTTTCCCCCTCTCTATCTGCCCGCGAACTGCGGCAGGTAGCGGGCGTGGGCGGCGGACATCTCGGCCCAGAGCTGCTTCGCCACCGCCACCGAGGGGACCAGCGGGTTGGCGGCCAGCGCCTGCAGCGCCAGCGACGGGTCGCCGCTCACCGCCGCCGCGATGGTCAGCTCCTCGTACGCCTTCACGTGCTGCAGCAGCCCCCTGAGCTGCGGCGGCAGGTGGCCGACGGTGAGCGGGACGGCCCCGTGGGCGCCCACCAGGGCGCTGACCTCGACGGCCGCCTCGCCGGGCAGGTCGGCCAGGGCCCCGTTGTTCCGGGTATTGACGGCGTGGACCTCCCGCCGGTCGTTGGCGATCGCATCGATCAGGGAGACCGCGGCCTCCGAGTAGTGGGCCCCGCCGCGCTTGGCCAGCTCGGGCGGCTTGACGTCGAGGCCCGGGTCGCTGTACTTCCGGAACAGCTCGGCCTCGGTCCGCTTCACCACCTCGGCCCGGGTGCCCTGGCCGCCCGCGGCCTCGATCTCCTTCTGCAGCATTTCGGGGAGCATGTAGAAGTACCGGTGATACGGGCACGGCATGTAGCCCATCCCCAGGAGGAACTCCCGGTCGTAGGGGAGCGCCGCCACGTTGGCGGGCGTGCCCGCCGCCGGGGCCATCGCCTCCAGCACCCGGGCGGTGACGTCCCGGCCGTCCAGGTAGACCCTGGCCCAGACCAGGTGATTGAGCCCCATGAACTGCAGGAAGACCCGGGAGGGCTCGACCCCCAGGATGTTGGCCGCGGCGATCGTCATGTTGATCGGGTTGTTGCACAGGCCCAGCACGCGGACGCGGCTGTGGCGCAGCACCGCCTCGGTCAGGATGCCCGCGGGGTTGGTGAAGTTGATCAGCCACGCGCCGGGCGCCACCTTTTCCATGTCCCGGCACACGTCCAGGATGACGGGGATGGTGCGCAGCGCCTTGAAGAAGCCGCCAGCCCCGGTGGTCTCCTGGCCGAGGGCGCCGTACTTCAGCGGAATCCGCTCATCCAGCGCCCGGGCGTCCAGGCCGCCCACCCGGAACTGGGAGACGACGAAGTCCACCCCCTCCAGCGCGGCGCGCCGGTCGAAGTGCACCGACACCCTCGCCTGCATTCCCGCCCGGTCCAGCATGCGCCGGGTGAGCCCGGCGATGATCTCCACCTTCTCCCGCCCCTCGGGCACGTCCACCAGCCGCAGCTCGGCCAGGGGCAGCGCCTCCCGCCGCTGGATGAACCCGTCGACCAGCTCCGGGGTGTAGCTCGAACCGCCGCCGATGACGGCGACCTTCAGCGTCTTCACCGAGACCCCTCCCTATA harbors:
- a CDS encoding oligopeptide/dipeptide ABC transporter ATP-binding protein — translated: MALLELKRVSRCFQQKRQVVRAVDQVSLAIAPREIVCLVGESGCGKTTTGKLAAGLLEPSEGKILFEGKEVAHLQGAEFARYRRAVQMVHQDPFSSLNPVRTIYQTLSAPLLYHRLAADERAARRRAIELLELVDLTPAEEILDKFPHQLSGGQRQRVAVARALTVNPQFIVADEAVSMVDVSIRASLLNMLLRLNRELGVSFLFITHDLALARYFAREGRIGVMYTGRLVELARTPNLIRQPQHPYTAALISAIPEADPRITRTKERIRLRSDDVPRLTDLPPGCHFHPRCPVWVEGKCDRMQPALAPLLPDHAVACHAPLDGRAPERTEV
- a CDS encoding ABC transporter ATP-binding protein produces the protein MSEVVLSVRNLRLEYQSRRGKVQALRGVSFDLYAGETLALIGESGCGKSTLGFALIGLTPGTARITGGSVTLADAGGRRDLLTLPEAELRRLRWSEVALMLQAAMGAFNPVIRIQDHFLDTARAHGLTDRGEVLRRAHRMLTAVHLDADRVLRAYPHELSGGMRQRVLLALGLLLRPRIVILDEPTTALDILTQRTIIDLLRELKREFQFTLIFISHDLSLAAELADRVATMYAGQLVEIGEVHAIFERPHHPYTRGLIRAVPTLRGEREELTSIPGSPPDLVNPPPGCKFHPRCPYADGACRSAEPALSAVDGHLVACHHWQRVLADAEGR
- a CDS encoding 6-phospho-beta-glucosidase: MKTLKVAVIGGGSSYTPELVDGFIQRREALPLAELRLVDVPEGREKVEIIAGLTRRMLDRAGMQARVSVHFDRRAALEGVDFVVSQFRVGGLDARALDERIPLKYGALGQETTGAGGFFKALRTIPVILDVCRDMEKVAPGAWLINFTNPAGILTEAVLRHSRVRVLGLCNNPINMTIAAANILGVEPSRVFLQFMGLNHLVWARVYLDGRDVTARVLEAMAPAAGTPANVAALPYDREFLLGMGYMPCPYHRYFYMLPEMLQKEIEAAGGQGTRAEVVKRTEAELFRKYSDPGLDVKPPELAKRGGAHYSEAAVSLIDAIANDRREVHAVNTRNNGALADLPGEAAVEVSALVGAHGAVPLTVGHLPPQLRGLLQHVKAYEELTIAAAVSGDPSLALQALAANPLVPSVAVAKQLWAEMSAAHARYLPQFAGR
- a CDS encoding ABC transporter substrate-binding protein, translated to MRKRFLSAVAMAAVLALVLSACAGKPSDAPSPGDGGAGQGGAPAARETVLHGAWAYEVPPKSHFNVFVTGVLNFPGGPYANLMTSPLALYYWHDNSWEKQLATDWKVDEANRTLTVSLRQGVKWSDGTEFSARDVANYMWIGRAKNYTVWRYVESFRIVDPFTVEFKLSDLNPVAIYYILRMNPQPTSVYGEWADQFAQLYEKGLTNQSDEVKSLLAEFDAFRPADYVASGPFKMDVQNITEAQVTLVKRPDAWNADLVKIDKIVIFNGETATVTPLVLDKKIDFVTHAFPPATEQQFINMGLRIIRFPYYTGPAIFFNNDIYPFNVKEFRQALAYAIERTQAGTVALGRSGIAVEYMAGMADNMVKTWMDPADIAKLNKYEHNPAKAEELLKGLGFTRGADGVWVDDRGRRLEFEFSVPSDFADWSAAAENVAQQLNAFGIKTSIRGTVWSQYTTDMNAGAFQFGFLPWGSSTPHPQFAYLANLVTYNGGGVTINPVPERPGQNFPVVQRWSGGEINFQELAIQSAVGSEAQQRQTVTTLALAFNELLPVIPVFERYSNAPILDGVNVTGWPPDGDPILTNGSADSFLTPLIVTGRLRGVDQ
- a CDS encoding ABC transporter permease, translating into MALSETLRKVWRSYYLRRVVKALLTIFVVTTLTFFLIRLMPGNPLDIYISQQLAQGVPLIEAQQMAAALYQIDLDKPLWLQYLDYIWSLLHGDFGMSIVSTRTPVSDLILRFLPWTLFVVSVSLVTSFVLGILLGTVTAYRRNTLLDHVLTSLASIISAVPNYIVGVLIIVYFGVRWKWFDVAAVRGSLSPGVHPEWSWAFLSDALYHAALPIITYVVTTVGNWMLAMRSSTMATLGEDYVMVARARGLSDQRIATAYVGRNAVLPLFTSLAISIGFVVGGSTLIESVFTYQGIGMKLSSALTSRDYPVMQAIFIIICTSVVAANLLADLLYGLLDPRIRIEGR
- a CDS encoding ABC transporter permease gives rise to the protein MALRNLGHGLLQSLRIMARNKVGFAGFLVTLLIVVVAFTAPLFVALDMTANIDQIYQPPSLKHPLGTDYQGRDIFRQILTGGREVIYVAALSAFLVVLISIVLGSLAALMGGWVDSLVNAAAELVLTIPHFPLLLVLAGFVRLNSPAGLAVILALIGWGTLTRTIRAQVLSLKERDYVQAARALGLPTSHLLFREIMPNMMSYLLTQFVLTMTQAIYSQVGLIFLGIIPLATHNWGVMINLAWNQGAIYGSSSVWYLIAPITVIVILQFALISMNRSLEELFNPRLRSGE